A region from the Fundulus heteroclitus isolate FHET01 chromosome 22, MU-UCD_Fhet_4.1, whole genome shotgun sequence genome encodes:
- the LOC105927331 gene encoding serine/threonine-protein phosphatase 2A 55 kDa regulatory subunit B delta isoform: MAGVAGGNDFQWCFSQVKGAIDEDVAEADIISTVEFNYSGDLLATGDKGGRVVIFQHEQESKNRPHLRGEYNVYSTFQSHEPEFDYLKSLEIEEKINKIRWLPQQNAAHFLLSTNDKTIKLWKISERDKRAEGYNLKDEDGRIRDPYRITSLRVPVLMPMDLMVEASPRRIFANAHTYHINSISVNSDHETYLSADDLRINLWHLEITDRSFNIVDIKPANMEELTEVITAAECHPHQCNVFVYSSSKGTIRLCDMRAAALCDRHSKFFEEPEDPSSRSFFSEIISSISDVKFSHSGRYMMTRDYLSVKVWDLNMENRPVETYQVHEYLRSKLCSLYENDCIFDKFECCWNGSDSAIMTGSYNNFFRMFDRNTRRDITLEASRESSKPRATLKPRKVSTGGKRKKDEISVDSLDFNKKILHTAWHPKDNVIAVAATNNLYIFQDKIN; the protein is encoded by the exons ATGGCGG GAGTTGCAGGAGGAAATGATTTCCAGTGGTGTTTCTCCCAAGTGAAAGGAGCGATAGATGAAGATGTTGCGGAAG CTGACATAATCTCAACCGTTGAGTTCAACTATTCTGGAGATTTACTTGCAACCGGAGACAAAGGAGGGCGAGTAGTGATATTTCAACATGAACAAGAG TCTAAGAATCGACCGCACCTGCGTGGGGAATACAACGTCTATAGCACTTTTCAGAGTCACGAGCCAGAATTTGACTATTTGAAAAGTTTAGAAATTGaggaaaaaattaataaaataagatgGCTACCCCAACAAAATGCTGCTCACTTTCTACTTTCAACAAACG ATAAAACTATCAAATTGTGGAAAATAAGCGAAAGAGATAAACGGGCGGAGGGTTACAACCTAAAAGATGAAGATGGGCGAATCAGAGATCCATATAGAATCACCTCTTTACGG GTACCAGTTCTGATGCCAATGGATCTCATGGTAGAAGCAAGCCCACGGAGGATCTTTGCAAATGCGCACACCTATCACATTAATTCCATTTCTGTAAATAGTGACCATGAAACTTACCTCTCTGCAGATGACCTAAGAATAAATCTATGGCACCTGGAAATCACAGACAGAAGTTTTA ATATTGTAGACATCAAGCCCGCCAACATGGAGGAACTGACGGAAGTAATCACAGCTGCTGAGTGCCATCCACACCAATGCAACGTATTCGTGTACAGCAGTAGCAAAGGCACCATCCGCTTGTGTGACATGCGAGCGGCGGCGCTCTGCGATAGGCACTCGAAGT TCTTCGAGGAACCCGAGGATCCAAGCAGCCGATCCTTTTTCTCAGAGATCATCTCCTCCATCTCCGACGTGAAGTTCAGTCACAGCGGACGCTACATGATGACGCGTGACTACCTCTCCGTCAAGGTTTGGGATCTCAACATGGAGAACAGACCAGTGGAGACGTATCAG GTCCACGAATACCTTCGCAGTAAACTCTGCTCCTTGTATGAAAACGACTGCATCTTTGACAAGTTTGAGTGCTGCTGGAATGGCAGTGACAG TGCCATCATGACCGGTTCCTACAACAACTTCTTCCGAATGTTCGACCGCAACACCAGGCGGGACATCACACTGGAGGCGTCCCGGGAGAGCAGCAAACCGCGGGCCACGCTCAAACCGCGTAAAGTGTCCACCGGCGGGAAGAGGAAGAAGGACGAGATCAGCGTGGACAGCCTGGACTTCAACAAGAAGATCCTCCACACTGCCTGGCACCCCAAAGATAACGTGATAGCCGTGGCAGCCACCAACAACTTGTACATTTTCCAGGACAAAAtcaactaa
- the bnip4 gene encoding BCL2/adenovirus E1B 19 kDa protein-interacting protein 3, whose product MSLQRDASSDESLQGSWVELHFSGSGSQGPSHRGSQEQIPTSSQEGDVEKMLLDAQHESGRSSSKGSSQCNSPLRSQTPLLLWRGSEGNSSQSDEDFQERRREVENLMKRNADWIWDWSSRPENSPPKEFLLKYPKRSTSLSIRNTSVMKQGGILSADFLKIFLPSLIISHILAVGLGVFIGKRLTSHSAPY is encoded by the exons ATGTCGCTCCAGAGGGACGCTTCGTCGGACGAGAGTCTGCAAG GCTCCTGGGTAGAGCTGCATTTCAGCGGATCTGGCTCCCAGGGGCCCAGCCACCGAGGAAGCCAGGAACAGATCCCCACGTCCAGCCAGGAGGGTGACGTGGAGAAAATGCTCCTGGACGCACAGCACGAGTCAGGCCGGAGCAGCTCCAAGGGAAGCTCCCAGTGCAACAG CCCACTCAGATCACAGACTCCCCTTCTCCTGTGGAGAGGCTCAGAGGGAAACAGCTCTCAG TCGGATGAGGACTTCCAAGAGAGGAGACGTGAAGTGGAGAATCTGATGAAGAGGAACGCAGACTGGATTTGGGACTGGTCCAGTCGGCCTGAGAACAGTCCTCCAAA GGAGTTCCTGCTGAAGTACCCCAAGCGCTCGACCTCGCTCAGCATAAGGAACACCAGCGTCATGAAGCAGGGCGGCATTCTCTCGGCTGACTTTCTGAAGATATTCCTCCCCTCGCTGATCATTTCTCACATTCTGGCCGTTGGCTTGGG GGTCTTTATCGGGAAGCGCCTGACTTCCCATAGCGCCCCCTACTGA